The DNA segment ACCACGTCTTTTTTAGATCTGTAGGAGTGTTTTGACATGTTTTATTAAACGTATAGGTTGACATTAAACGTTACAATGCGTGGCAGAATAGTTTAAAGATAAATAGTAACAAACGTACAATTTATATTAAGTTATTTTAACGCAATTCGAAGCATGCGCAATCAACCAACGTTTTCATAGCTTGTGTATTAACTAACTATAAAGGCATGAAATTAACTTTACCTTGACTTGGCTTTCTGTCATGCCCAAAGAATAGGCCAGCCGGGCCCTCTCTGGACCTGCCAGATATTTTGTTTGTTCAAAAGTTTTCTCCAAAGCAAATATCTGCTGTCCTGAAAAAGTGGGTCGAGAATGTTTTTTCTTTCCGTCTTTATCAAGAAGCATGTTAGCTtgagctaaaaaaacaaaaacaaaaaaaaatcaatcaaggAGGAAAAAACACTCATGTTAATACACTTGTTACAAAATATCGGATGGAATTGCTAAAACTAAAAGTTAAACAATTTTAATACAACTTAACATGAATAGGGATACCTTAACATAGTAGGCTATACTTTTACTGCCAATGTTTTTAAGTATACAGAATATGCGGAATACGAGCTTATATAACATCTAAGTGTTTATTTAATATGAGTTAAGGACAGTTAAAACTACTTTAATTTGGCATAGCTCATCTTTACTGGGAGCATTGCTTAAACGAGTTTGTCAGCTCCAAAACCAATGCTATCCTTAACTTGAAAATCAGGGTTCCATATACAGAACTAACGATAGAATAACAAACTGGGCGTGAATGAGGTGTGCAGTATGCttataaaattaaacacaaatatattCAGCAACACACAAtcgtgtgtattttgtttaattattgacaTGACATGTGCGAGCAAGGAGCATCCTGATTAAATTGCAACCCCCCAAAAGCACAGGAAAAAATAACTTACAAGGACAGGCTAGTCGTGGATCTCTCCAAGGGGACCCTTGCATGACTCCAGGCCAGAAAATTGGGGCTCTGCCGGGGAGTTCCGTCAAGGGCTTAGGGTATCGAGAAACGGTAGCCGGGTTAAAATACATTCCTGCTGAAGTGGTCAGTCCATTTATCCGAGGAAGTCCCGAAAGAAGACCGCTGGCTGTAGTAATGGGTCTTCCCAGGATGTCACTAATTCCGTGTGGCGTCCCCAAGGGAAACTGAGCGTTCAAGCTAGTTAACGAAGGTGCCTTGAAACCTGAGTGATTCTGCAGAGCGTAAGGGAATAAAGATGTCTTCATTTCAGCCATGTTATGAAGAGCTGCCAGCGGTGTACTGCCCAAGACGAAAGCACTCTGGCGATTAGTATCCATCTGCCCCACCGCTAACATTTGTGATCATCAACAAGCAAAAGCCCCCCCTGGCTTTAAAAGACCCAGGATAAGTACCGTAGGGGCTTTTGAAGTTGTGATTAAAGCACTGCGGAGTGTAATTGTTCAGTATCTTGGAGATCGTGTCAGTTTTCTTTACGCGCTATTTAGATTACAAAAACAGTAAAGTTTCACTAACCAAAAATACACTTTTAAGATAGGTGGTGCTACAGAAATTTCAATCTTGATTCAGACAGTCACTTTTGGTGCCTCGCATGTGTCCAGATTCAATATCCACTTGGAAATCAGCAGGTCTCTTTTAATGGTTTTGATGACTAGCATTAGGGTCGACTTTCCAGTGAAATTGACTCAAGCTGAGATCAGAGCAGTGCGGGATGCACTGATAACCGCACTGCCACCTGCATGTTCAATCTCCCATTGGATAAAATTGAGTGTAGCTGCACTCTGATTGGAGCACTGATGCAGACACTTTGTTGCGCGTCACTTGCACAAAGCAGAACTCAATAAAGGTCTCACTGTAGAACTATTAATGGTACAGTGTTCTATAGAAATCATTGTTTTAAGACTTGACaattataatacatatatacacacacacacttttgtaaCCAATGATCGCTGACGAAGTAAGTACATTAAActgaatacaaatatataggATATTTAAGCAATTTAAGAACTGAAGCAAGGCATGTCCTGTAAAATTCTGGATATGTAGtatgcatgttttaaatgttttaaattagaGCACATTATCTTAATTTTCATGCATATGTTCTTCCGGGCAGTTAATCAGAAGAAAGTAAACAGATGTTATTGTTGCTGTACGTTATCAGCCTTATTCAAAGTAAAAGCACTACATATTTCATTGTAAAATGCATTagaaacattaataataataataataataataataataataataataataataataataataataatggcatggTAAGATAGTTTGTTAACTACAAGCCACTGCTTCATCAACTCATATTCCTCTGCTGCATCACCctaaattaactttttttcttgTCATTTTGGTTGATTTGGATACTATTGTACCCATGTTAATACTCATATTCATATTAAAAAGCTAAGTAGATTTAGGGTGAAATTGTCATTTAATTACCTTACAATTCAGAAGCATCATTGTGTTGTATCTAATTATGCCTAAATAGTTCATTTGTCACGTCTGGTATTTATTACAATACATACAAAAAGTTATTACATTTCAGTACTTTCTTACATGCATGCTGTATCAGAAACAGACACAAAGTCATATTTATATAcaggtgttattattttgtattctaaCATTTTCACGAGGAGGTGGTCGTATAGAGTTATTGAATTCTCCGATACTTCTTTCCACGGCATGGTATATAGATCCCACATATTACCATAAATGagtcaatatatataaaaaaaactaaacaaaaatatttaagttGTAATTATAtgcacacatacctttttaaataattgtgcaattcgtaatttattattattattattattattattattattattattattattattattattattatgttttgttcaCGTATTAAATAGAGCTCCACTGGTTAGCCTAATTCCCTTATTTCATTCTAGAAATAGGTTatatctttctttattttttgttttcccttCTTTGCTTTTCTATTTGCATTGtttaaagggtgagcactgtatacaCGGCCCCTTTACCTTAAACATCATCAGACTGAGTGCTGCTCTTGGCCTCTTTCATAATATTTTATGGATATGTGAAAATGTTCGTATGAAATATGGCGATGTTAGAATGTAAAAGGGCCCAGCAAATGAATCCTAGAATATCCGAAAACAGAATATCGGAAGAAATCTTTAACATAtctcagtttttattattattaatgtatctgCAGATATCTTAAATTATAGCAACCAAAAATATAATATCAGTTATCAATATTTTACAATAGCACAGCCATTGAATAATGTGTTGGACATTGTGGACAGAAGAAGCGACTTCCCAATGCTTGATATttttaataccccccccccccccccccccccccccccgccccattTAAATATGTGTCTGATTTATTTATCGGCAGATTTGCATGCTTTTACTTACAAATACACAAAGAAAATCTATACTCAGCTGGAAATGTCAATTGAGTTGATGATGTGGCTTTAAActtttcaagtgttacaatacaagtaatacaatatacGTTTTTAATTTAACATCGTATTGACAGACCAAAACATCTTGAACAATACAAAGGTACTCGTGTGACCATAAATGAAGTGTATGCATCAGTTTAACTGATAATTTACaacttgtgatttattttgtgttgcttaTACATCTTGGTTCAGTGCACACTGCGAAAccttaaatgcttttaaatttagatttatgaATCTGATGGTGGTCTAATATATACATAGCTTACTGCATGGGATGCAGaacagatgtttgtttgtttttagattatgGTTTCCATACTTTTTATGGCTTGTATTTtatggtattttttaaatgttaatgtttaatACTTAGGACAGACGTTTTTTAAGTATTTAACTTGTaaatacaacacatttttaaattgattaataataataataataataaaaaaagatcaatCATTTACACCGTGTTTGtcttttctgtatatatatatattggttgttTTAAGAATGTAGCCTGCTGTTCTAGCCTTCTTTTCCTTTCTGTCCGTTAATACATCAGACCTGCACGGAAAACCTGAACGCAAGTTTCCCATTTGGATCCAGAGCAGGAACGCCGACCATGGAAAGACATGCCATGCGCAGAGACACAGAAAGCCCACAGGAAATTCTGAGTGTTGTATTTATAGATAGGAATAGACATCTATGGCATGGTTATTTATTCCATAGCATTTACCATAAAGTTTCTGTTACACTTCACATCTGTCTTAAGTGGGGAAGTTAAGTTTAAACCATGTAGGCATCTCCCCTATGGATTTAAACGTATGCTCCAATCGTTTTGCATCTACAGTTTATATACCTGTTATGACATAAGATAGCATACGTGTAATACATAATTTAGAATGGACACATACAATAGCATATTGCACATTTCTATGAATTGATATTGTGCTGAAGTGGTTGGGGTTATGTATAGCCGACAGGGTTTTGTTGATAACGAAAACTTTACATTTAgcctatactattattattatttttttttttgggggggggggggggggggggggggtatattgtTATACTAATCCTGTTCAATTAAGACTACTTTATATTAATTTCATCTGTTTGTGGAACACCGACATTTTCTCTAGATTGCTTTGCTACTGTAAATTCCGCTTTTGAAGACCTCTTCAGTCGTATGCCTTCACTACATTCACACTGTCCCTCGGATTTTCAACCTCAAATCGCGATCAAATCTGCAGTAGTCGGGATAAAACAACATTGAAATGATCTGTCTTTCTTACATAGAGTCCAGGAGCCACCTGGCGAGCAAACGAGGAAACACATCCGCTTTGATCTGCAGTTAGAGCTTTTATTATAAACGCATTCAAATTAATCAAAACTGTTTTTTATCTGTCGTTTTTTCTGTATGGATTTACTAGAATAGAATAAACAAAGCATATCAGAATCATGGCCAATGATATTTACTATTCAGTGGCATAAACCGACATCCGTCTGCTGCACGCAACAGCAGCAATGAGAGCTGAATTACATGACCGATTTGTCACGTGGGATTGAATTACCATTGTCTTTTCACTTTGACATGcttgttgcaatatacaaagtttGCAATAAACTCGCGGGCAGTTCAAagttattgttgtgttttttttgttggtatgTTGGTTTTTGGGAAACGTGTAAATACGCATAGGCCTATTCCTCTAATtgatgtgtgatttaaaatgaatgaatctcCAGACGCGTATAAATaggtatttaaaatgtgttttattatgttgGTCAGATATATAGCAAATTTAATAGTAGAATCCCAACCCCGAACGTTTGAAATTAAAACGACAGTGACCGTTGGGCCTGCTAAATGTGTGTACATTAATTTAAGGCAAATAGGCCTACAGTTTACACAGCCAGATGCAAATGTCAGCaggttgtttaaatgtaattaataggTGTCTAAGCAGTAATTCAAATGCCTACCTAAGTTTAATAACTCcaaataattatttgtaataattaaattaattagtGTCTATTGAATAATCCGACAAACTAAGCAGCTGCTTGTAGGCTAATGGCCCATAATCATATATTAGATTGCAACACGGTAGTAAGACAAAATGGAAATGGTTAactatagttattattattagtttattggGAAGATGCATTTATCCAAGGCTATCCATTATTATATTTCACAGGTATGACTGTTAGGACACAGTGTCTCGTATTATTAACTCTGTAAACACTCGGGGGGTCAATTGCAGCGTGCCACAGGTGGATCATCTGCtaaattgcagcgtaccaaatcagatttgtgatgatcctgttcaagtggattaacttgCTTGTGGGAACCACTTActgcttaaaatgttttgcagaCAGCAGCAGTTTTCCTCCGGAAATGACTAGGAAATCTGAAAACtgtattttgtatgttatttatGTCTGTTATCGTTGCTTACCATCTTAATGTGTTTTCTAACATCTCCAATTGTTTCcctcgttttattattattattataataatcagCCAAGTTTGAACCCAATACTCCGAGGAGAACAGTGCAACATACTAGTGAtttagcccactgtgccatctcacttcCATAGAAAAAACTCCTTTATCATTGACTATATAGGGAATAAtccaattctttgaaaataaaggaaagaaTCAGCTGGATTTGAATCCAGTTCTCTAGGGAGAACAGCACAAGACACCAGTGAATTAACTCTCTGTGCCATGCCATTTCCATGGAAGTGTGCTTTTCATTGACTATAAGGTAAATGAAccaagtctttaaaaataaaggaTGGAAAACCCCTGGATTCAAACACAGTCCCACAAGAAGGGCCGGCATAgcatgctagtgaattagcccactacACCACCTTGTGACACTCTAACAGTCTAACATTGTAGATGCGATTAACTTCCCTTTTCAGAGTGCACACCTGGAGTTGAGAATCGTGGATCTTATTACACAGCAGGTCTATGAGTTAAATACCAGGTATACCAGGGTAAATGCTATGACTGTTAATACttttcatatataatatatattgatgcacaaaagaaatgcaacactcaggtctaatggatttaatcaaatattttaaacatagatatcaaacaaaataacagaaaatgtgaacaaaaacacaaatcaaataatcttgataagttttcagtatgaaacgtgacacactgtcaaaatgttaGTATCAgatatgacctccctgagcattaacacaatcctggcagcgttgacgcattgacctgatcagcctctggatagactgctgtgggatgttccgccactcttccttcGCAGCTGCAGCCACATTGTCCCACAGATGtcctattggactcaggtcaggagaaaaagctggccatggcaagacctctgcattgttttcttgaagtggtgcaattgtaatcctagcactgtgtggtcttgcattgtccagctggaaaatcgacacttccggattgtcTTGCAGGAACCGAAAGTCTGTTTCCTCCAGGACTTCGTTAATGTATCACTGAACAGTAAAGTTGCCGTCAATCTGCACCAAAgccattcttgtgttaaaggagattcctccccacatcatcacacttccaccgccccaccggttggtTTGAACAAAgtaacagtcagcataacgctcaccacgacgtctccacacacgttgtttTCCGTCAAGTCtatcaagggcaaaacggcattcatcacTCCACCACtgtctctgccgccacctcaaatgtatattattattattattattattattattattattattattattattattattattattattattacggttcttgttatattaaacacaaatatttaaggaaatagaaaatgtgttaattgatTTATATCGTTCTTAGTATTTGTTGAGAAAGGGTGAATTATGTGGTTTGAATAATAGTCTATGAATCATAAgtaaatatttagttttattgtgaaATGGCGCCCCTAGTGGTTAGGATCTTGGGCTGTTAAATTCCTTGCTCAGTGGATTTGTGTTGGTAATAAACAGGAATGTCGAGAGGTTTTATTCTTTAAACACTGGTGACGTACTTCTACTCTTTTGGTAATTTATGCTGTTACTCTGAATTATAGTCTGAAATTCCATTGACTTCCAACTTCTTACATATAGTTGAGTAAAACAGTTTGCAAATGAACGAAAATGTACCATGTGAGGAATATATTAAATACTTAccacaataataaacacagcttTGCAATGCTTGTAATAGACTGACTGCTTATCAATTAAGAAATTCCACCCATTTCATGGACCTTTTAAATAGTTGCCAATTAGTAATTCAGAGTAAATGTTGTGTATGTTCCCTATAATTCCAGAAGGTGGTGCTGTTGTATCAGCTATATTTCTCACAGCTGTGTTCACACAGTGGACAACTGGTTGTTGTCCAAAGAAACAGTTTaggaatttaattaaaaaaaaaaaaaaaaaacgacccatggctggtttcatagaccatGACTAATTACATACAGTGAAACTTTCTGTGTTTTTCACCGCAGCAGACATGCTGGAGAACGTTGTGGTTGCCTCTTACCATCACAAAGACCATTTCACCCAAGCTGAGGACACTTATATGGAATCTGCTGAAAGATAAACATACGTTgacaaaaagtattttaatatgcTGCTGGTTAAATGGGAAAACTACTGGGTCAGATTGAGcacagctttttattttattttattggaagcttatttatttttacgaGTGGTGTTTTGGATAACAGTGAACCAGGACAAACATTGTATATGTCGTTTTATACATACATGTGCTTgcccaatttttatttatttatttatttatttattgccttgTTTGCCATTCAAACATCTGCTTCTAATTTTCTTTCTTCAGCTTCCTTGCCTTGATTTTTAAAGTGTAACGTGCAGCTgacattccattattattattattattattattattattattattattattattattattatttagcagacgatttatccaaagcaacttacagagacttggaggtgaactatgcatcactgcCCCTCCTCATGGCATTTCTATTGGCTTATTCTTAATAAAATAGACAACTACCCATCTGTTTAACATTAGCGATGTTAACTTCAGAGCTGCTTTCAGAAGCTAATTTGAAAATGTTGGTTCCAATGAAACAAATTAGGTCATTGGCGAGAAACCTACATAcaattttcaattaaataaaattttAACACAGTAGTTTGGAGGTTTTGCTTATTGCCTGTGTCTGTGCATTGGGTGACAGACATCTGTTTTGCTGAATCACTCTATCCTGTTCTATGTTAGACAGTTAATAAATGTATATGCCTCAGCAATCaataaatgaagtttaatttaatttaactttaTGATAATTCTACAGGGATTTTTGCACATATTAGCTGTAGACTTTATGGGCACATTTGATTGAACATTGCATTGAATAAGGAACTAACTCTACTAGTGGCACTTTATATTTTTGGCAGAATCCACTTTAGTCTTTTCAAGAAAAAAATTACAATGCAAATGCACACTgcatggccactttattaggatctgtACCAAATATCAGGGTCACCGTTTGCACAGATCACATTTCAAGACACTGAGCCCTGCCCTTGCATTAATATAAACATGCAAATAGTTACCTGATCTGTGCAGGAATATACATGTGTGCAAGGTATCATATCAGTTTTAATGTAAAACATCTGGTTGGGCTGCCTATAGAAATAAATAGAAAGGGCACGTTATTAATGAACTCATGTCTGTATATCTTAATATATTCATTAAAGTCCAGTTTCTCTGAGAGATACTGGATGCAATTAGAGGACACTAGATAGGACAACAAGAGTATTTTTTATGTGCATCATTTGACAGAATGCTAATCTGAGGTGGCATTTTACTGCTTATGAGACATTTTCCAGTTCGTCACTTTTGATATCAGTCTGTCTAAGCCCTGTTATCAATACTAGTTTGTTGGTCACTTATGGAAAACATCTGGCAATTGATCCTCTAACAGCTGGTTTAGGCTCAGAAACCGAGAAACTCTTCAGTACTCTGTGTTTCTGCTTCTTGTCTGTCATGCTAGCAATAAGGAGATGTTTTCATCAAAAGACAAACAGACACGTGAAGCTGTGTTAAAGAGATACTGCGAGTGGGTGAAATGATTTAGAATAGAAGATAATAACATCTGTGAATTagaataacaaagaaaaaaatgctttggCAAATGTCATGCATTTAATAAATCGATGGAATCTCAGGTATGTTGTTTTGGCTAACATTTATTTGTAGGTGTTACTTTCTTTATTAGGGAGATTTTATAGATTCTTAAAAACCAGTTCATATTTACACTGGTGGGGGACACCAGTTCAATAAGTCCCTTTATCTGCCACATACTTAAAATGACGCTTTACAAGTGCCCAATTACACTGCTATGAGCACAACTGTAGCTAATCTTGATAACACTTTtacagtaatacatatgtatatacTTGCGAATTGTAAATGCAGATTGTGTTCCTAAATCAACAAAGAATAAATAGATCGATGATCGAATCAGATCAttacaggtttttgtttttgtactggCAATTGCTTTTTAGCGACACTAAAAAGCTGGTCCGATGAGACAGGAAACGACCTTGATACATAGAGTATGTTCCTACTTTTAATAAAGTCCAGAATTCCTTCTGAAAGTTAGGGGGTGTTCCGTTTATTCATTAGTATTGCAGAGGACACATGCCAGAAAAAGTCTCAACTGCAGCAAGTTCATTTTCAGCTTTGATTATCCTTTGTGACTAGTGGGACTGAATTTTAATGGAAAAACCATATTAAGtcatttttttatgtggtggtttGAAGTGCAGCACAACAATATGTAAGattacttttttagttttttaaatgttcttcttTGTTTTTCATCATACGTGGTGTATGCTTTCATGACTAGACAGCATATAAAACTGCCTTAAGGAAgataactacaaaaaaaaagtgtttatttgtTAACGTTCCAAAATAAGATatgaaaaaacaataataataataattccgataaaaaaaataaatgaaatgttataCTGTAGAGTATTATGTAGTACTAATGGATAGCTCTTCCAATCCATTTCAGCCCAGGACTTTGTTCATCCAGGTCCTAATTATTGACTCGAGAGTCCAACATTAAGTAAAACAAGGTCCTGGATTGGAAGTGCTGTCcttgttaaaaatacatttcatcatTTGCTTTTAAGTGAACATTTGTGAGCAGAAGGAAAAAATATATGGAACACTGCTATGAGGAACCTCTTAATCTTTCTATTCCATTTGCTTTAGCACAGAATGCATTGCAGACGTGTGAATATACTTTCCATTAAAGTGAACAGAAGTGACAGAAGCACTGCAAGAAAAGACTGAAAAGGAACTGCTATCAAAAAGAAACAAGAGCTTAAAAACAGAAGTAGCAGGAAATGTATTTGTAGTGAAGTAAGAAGGTGCTTTTAAAGGAACCACTTATCTGTTATCATAGGCGCACCTCTCTGAAGCAGCGGCACAAGAAAGTAATGTAGATTTGCTTGGCTAAAGGAGTG comes from the Acipenser ruthenus chromosome 13, fAciRut3.2 maternal haplotype, whole genome shotgun sequence genome and includes:
- the LOC117417941 gene encoding homeobox protein Nkx-6.2-like, whose amino-acid sequence is MLAVGQMDTNRQSAFVLGSTPLAALHNMAEMKTSLFPYALQNHSGFKAPSLTSLNAQFPLGTPHGISDILGRPITTASGLLSGLPRINGLTTSAGMYFNPATVSRYPKPLTELPGRAPIFWPGVMQGSPWRDPRLACPSQANMLLDKDGKKKHSRPTFSGQQIFALEKTFEQTKYLAGPERARLAYSLGMTESQVKVWFQNRRTKWRKRHAAEMATAKKKHDSETEKLKESSDNEDDDEYNKPLDPNSDDEKITRLLKKHKATNLALLSPCSNSSDTL